The stretch of DNA AGCGCCCGGAAGCTTGCATGTCCGTCGCGGCCGACGATGATGTGGTCATGCACGGTGATGCCGAGCTTGCTTGCCGCTTCCACGATGAACTTGGTCATGTCGATATCGGCCCGTGACGGTGTCGGATCACCGGATGGGTGGTTGTGCACGAGAATGATGCCGCTCGCGCCGAGATCGAGCGCACGCTTGATCACCTCGCGTGGATAGACGGGGGTATGGTCGACCGTCCCGCGCTGCTGCACTTCATCGGCGATGAGTCGGTTCTTCTTGTCGAGGAACAGGATACGGAACTGCTCCTGGTCATCGAAGGCCATGGCGGCACGGCAATATTTGATGACCGCGGACCACGCCCCGAGAACCGGCCGCTGGCGCGCATCGCTGAGCGATAATCTGAGTGCTGCGGCCTGCAGCACCTTCAGATCGAAGGCGATGCTTTCGCCAACCCCCTTGACCTCGATCAGGCGTTCGGGCCTGGCGCTCAGCACTTCGGCGAAGCTGCCGAATTTTTCAATGAGCGCCTTGGCGACGGGCTTGGTGTCGCGCCGCGGCATCGAGCGAAAGAGGATGAGCTCGAGGAGCTCGTAATCCGCAAGACTATCCGCTCCCTTCGCCCGGAACCGTTCCCTGAGCCGCTCCCGATGCCCGAGATAATGGGCCTGCGCCTCGCGCAGTTCCGTCGCCATGTCTCATGCCCCCAAAGCACCCCGTTGCGCTCAGGGGTCTCAGCTCCCGAGCGTATAGGGAGGACAATGCAGGCCTTTGGGGGAGAGTGTAAAGATCTCGCAGCCGGTTTCGGTAACGCCGATCGAATGTTCGAATTGCGCCGACAGCGACCGGTCGCGGGTGACCGCGGTCCAGCCATCCGCCAGAATCTTCACATGAGGCCGGCCGAGATTGATCATGGGCTCGATAGTGAAGAACATACCGGGCTTTAGCGTGACACCCTCGCCAGGACGGCCGTAATGCAGGATGTTGGGCGTATCATGGAACACCCGCCCTAACCCATGGCCACAGAAATCGCGCACGACGCTGCAGCGCTCGGCCTCGGCAAAGGTCTGGATGGCATAGCCGATATCACCCGTGGTCGCACCCGGCCGCACCGCCGCGATGCCCCGCATGAGCGATTCGTACGTGACCTCCATCAGCCGCTCAGCTTTGCGCGAGACCCGGCCGACCCCGTACATGCGGCTGGTATCGCCATGCCAGCCATCGACGATCAGGGTGACGTCGATATTGAGGATATCGCCCTCCTTAAGCGGCCTCTCGCTCGGAATCCCGTGGCAGACCACATGATTGATCGAGGTGCAGATCGACTTGGTGAAGCCGCGATATTGCAGCGAGGCGGAGGTCGCCTTGTTGTCCAGGGTGAATTCCAGCGCCAGCCGGTCGAGAAAGGCGGTGGTGACCCCGGGCTGCACATGTTCGGTGAGCATGTCCAAGGCTTCGGCCGCCAGCCTGCCCGCTTTGTGCATGCCGGCGAAGTCCTCGGGCCGATAGAGCTTGATTTCTCCCGTGTTGAGGGGAGGGGCAATGGTGGCGTCAACGTAGCTGACCATAGAACTATCCTGGTGCGGGTGCCTCGGCGTTTGCAGAAATGATGATTTCGTCCGCAAAAGGCAACCGCGTGTCGATCACAATTTCATCCAACCCGATCTTGCACGCATAGATCAGGCACTCAACGCCGGCAGCCTGAGCGGCGCCGAACTGGCGTGCATAGGCGGGGTCGAGATCGGCTGCGAGCGCAAAGCGATCACAGTAGTCAGGCTGCACGATGAACAGCATGACGGCCCTGTCGCCTTCAGCCACCCGATCCGCCAATTCGGCCAAATGTTTAGCCCCGCGGGCGGTCACGCAATCAGGAAATTCCGCAAGCCCCGCTTGACGCGAAAGGTGAACATTCTTCACCTCTACATAGCATGGCGGAAGTTGCCTACCCGTCAACAGGAGATCGACGCGGCTATTGCGGCCATACCTGACTTCCCGGCGGATGGTGTCATAGCCCCCAAGCTCCGGGATGAGCCCGGCAGCGATGGCCTCGAACGCGATCTGGTTGGGGCTGGCTGTATTGATGCCAACCCTTGCGGTGAACTGGCCCTCAAGCTCGAGTAAATGCCAGGAATAGGCCAACTTGCGGCGCGGATCCTCTGACTTGGCAAGCCAA from Rhodoligotrophos sp. CJ14 encodes:
- the radC gene encoding RadC family protein, which produces MATELREAQAHYLGHRERLRERFRAKGADSLADYELLELILFRSMPRRDTKPVAKALIEKFGSFAEVLSARPERLIEVKGVGESIAFDLKVLQAAALRLSLSDARQRPVLGAWSAVIKYCRAAMAFDDQEQFRILFLDKKNRLIADEVQQRGTVDHTPVYPREVIKRALDLGASGIILVHNHPSGDPTPSRADIDMTKFIVEAASKLGITVHDHIIVGRDGHASFRALGLI
- the sfsA gene encoding DNA/RNA nuclease SfsA; the encoded protein is MKLPSPLLRGRLIRRYKRFLADVALDTGEIVTAHCANPGSMMGLVEPGAVVWLAKSEDPRRKLAYSWHLLELEGQFTARVGINTASPNQIAFEAIAAGLIPELGGYDTIRREVRYGRNSRVDLLLTGRQLPPCYVEVKNVHLSRQAGLAEFPDCVTARGAKHLAELADRVAEGDRAVMLFIVQPDYCDRFALAADLDPAYARQFGAAQAAGVECLIYACKIGLDEIVIDTRLPFADEIIISANAEAPAPG
- the map gene encoding type I methionyl aminopeptidase, producing MVSYVDATIAPPLNTGEIKLYRPEDFAGMHKAGRLAAEALDMLTEHVQPGVTTAFLDRLALEFTLDNKATSASLQYRGFTKSICTSINHVVCHGIPSERPLKEGDILNIDVTLIVDGWHGDTSRMYGVGRVSRKAERLMEVTYESLMRGIAAVRPGATTGDIGYAIQTFAEAERCSVVRDFCGHGLGRVFHDTPNILHYGRPGEGVTLKPGMFFTIEPMINLGRPHVKILADGWTAVTRDRSLSAQFEHSIGVTETGCEIFTLSPKGLHCPPYTLGS